One Drosophila kikkawai strain 14028-0561.14 chromosome 3L, DkikHiC1v2, whole genome shotgun sequence genomic window carries:
- the LOC108073878 gene encoding V-type proton ATPase 16 kDa proteolipid subunit c has product MTTSESAEPEPLYALFLGCTGAALAIIFTTLGASYGTAVSGIGIASMAVGRPEMIMKSIIPVVMAGIIAIYGLVVSVLIAGTINDNYTVENGYMHFGCGLAVGLPGLTAGIAIGIAGDAGVRGSAAQPRLFVGMILILIFAEVLALYGLIVAIYLFTK; this is encoded by the coding sequence ATGACCACCTCTGAATCGGCTGAACCTGAACCCTTGTATGCACTTTTCCTGGGTTGCACCGGAGCTGCACTGGCGATTATATTCACCACCTTGGGAGCGTCTTATGGCACCGCTGTTTCTGGTATTGGAATCGCCTCCATGGCAGTGGGTCGACCCGAAATGATTATGAAATCCATTATACCGGTGGTGATGGCTGGCATTATTGCGATATATGGTTTGGTGGTTTCCGTGCTGATTGCTGGAACGATTAACGACAACTATACGGTGGAGAATGGTTATATGCACTTTGGCTGCGGATTAGCAGTGGGATTGCCAGGATTAACGGCGGGTATAGCCATAGGAATTGCCGGGGATGCCGGAGTCCGAGGATCAGCCGCCCAGCCACGCCTATTTGTGGGcatgattttgattttgatttttgccgAGGTCCTGGCACTCTATGGTCTCATTGTGGCCATTTATCTGTTTactaaataa
- the LOC108073848 gene encoding larval serum protein 1 beta chain, with protein MKIAIALLACLGLVAAASFHQAHEVKIADKTFLEKQKFLFEIVYRVEDPLMFEEFIKKGEKFYFAEEYYTHYDIYMKSFFEAYKAHALLPKGEFFGELAMSHAKQARGLFNFFYYAKDWETFMANVAWARMHVNEGMFVYALTLAVIHRDDFHGLMLPSIYEIFPQFFFNSKFVYEAEKFDYEMWMKMTMYEKEYLDVYYKNHAHSYGYGNMYQSSDYMYMKDFKTWQWWKLMGLGEHWYSEDKFILRENIYEFNQETKWLSMMKDVKKFYMPVDYSRDLNLFNEESKLSYFTEDLGWNAYWYYLNMDYSFFLDGNTFGLSKDRRGEWWLYNVHQLLSRYYMERLSHGFGEIPEFSWYHQIEMGYDPQMIYYNGIGYSYRKNYYEMETYGNFDMLDKITYFTKRIQNIVEQGYYKTFDGHMIDLRKPESIEYIGSIMQGNVDALDKMFYQFWYMLAHMYFADTDYHQMEVYPNVMLNFETMMRDPMYYMFYKSIAQVYFKFMHYLPKYTKEQLLMPGVTMKHVEVSELTTYFDLVDFDVTNMLNDKMVFHEGKFVWDKSLFARQMRLNHKPFTYTYTIESDKVEKVVIRAFLGPKFDEFGKTFSLAENRMNFMEVDEFYYELKAGSNQITRKSNEFYWTVKDRTTYTELYYYMMMAFDGKYDFPLDISEPHCGFPDRLVLPMGWKKGMPMQMFFMVMPYHAPAHEQFSTYDYTYSCGIGSGARFVDTMPFGYPFDREIDEYEFFVPNMYFKDVMIYHADTMEPYYKYKGYSNYGHFDYTFFSDYYTKYFKY; from the exons ATGAAGATCGCCATTGCATTGTTGGCCTGCCTGGGCCTGGTCGCTGCGGCCAGTTTCCATCAAGCCCACGAGGTCAAGATTGCTGACAAGACATTCCTGGAGAAGCAGAAGTTCCTCTTTGAGATTGTCTACCGCGTGGAGGATCCCCTGATGTTCGAGGAGTTCATCAAGAAGGGCGAGAAATTCTACTTTGCTGAGGAATACTACACG CACTATGACATCTACATGAAGTCCTTCTTCGAGGCCTACAAGGCCCATGCTCTGCTGCCCAAGGGCGAGTTCTTCGGGGAGCTGGCCATGAGCCATGCCAAGCAGGCCCGCGGCCTGTTCAACTTCTTCTACTACGCCAAGGACTGGGAGACCTTCATGGCCAACGTGGCCTGGGCCCGCATGCACGTCAACGAGGGCATGTTCGTTTACGCTTTGACTCTGGCTGTGATCCATCGCGATGACTTCCATGGCCTGATGCTGCCCTCGATCTACGAGATCTTCCCGCAGTTCTTCTTCAACAGCAAGTTTGTTTACGAGGCCGAGAAGTTCGACTACGAGATGTGGATGAAGATGACCATGTATGAGAAGGAGTATTTGGATGTCTACTACAAGAACCACGCCCACAGCTATGGTTATGGCAACATGTACCAGTCCAGCGATTACATGTACATGAAGGACTTCAAGACCTGGCAGTGGTGGAAACTGATGGGACTGGGCGAGCACTGGTACAGCGAGGATAAGTTCATCCTGCGCGAGAACATCTACGAGTTCAACCAGGAGACCAAGTGGCTGTCGATGATGAAGGATGTGAAGAAGTTCTACATGCCCGTGGACTACTCCCGTGATCTGAACCTCTTCAACGAGGAGTCCAAGCTTTCGTACTTCACCGAGGATCTCGGCTGGAATGCCTACTGGTACTACCTGAACATGGACTACTCCTTCTTCCTGGACGGCAACACCTTCGGCTTGAGCAAGGATCGTCGCGGCGAGTGGTGGCTGTACAACGTGCACCAGCTGCTCAGCAGGTACTACATGGAGCGCCTGTCGCACGGCTTCGGCGAGATCCCCGAGTTCTCCTGGTACCACCAGATCGAGATGGGCTACGATCCGCAGATGATCTACTACAATGGCATCGGCTACAGCTACCGCAAGAACTACTACGAGATGGAGACCTACGGAAACTTTGACATGCTCGACAAGATCACCTACTTCACGAAGCGCATCCAGAACATCGTCGAGCAGGGCTACTACAAGACCTTCGACGGTCACATGATCGATCTGCGTAAACCCGAATCCATTGAATACATCGGCAGCATTATGCAGGGCAACGTTGATGCTTTGGACAAGATGTTCTACCAGTTCTGGTACATGCTCGCCCACATGTACTTCGCCGACACGGATTACCACCAGATGGAGGTCTACCCCAATGTGATGCTCAACTTTGAGACGATGATGCGCGATCCCATGTACTACATGTTCTACAAGTCGATCGCCCAGGTGTACTTCAAGTTCATGCACTACCTGCCCAAATACACCAAGGAGCAGCTGCTGATGCCCGGCGTCACCATGAAGCATGTGGAGGTCAGCGAACTGACCACCTACTTCGATCTGGTGGACTTTGATGTGACCAACATGCTCAACGACAAGATGGTCTTCCACGAGGGCAAGTTCGTCTGGGACAAGTCGCTTTTCGCCCGCCAGATGCGCCTCAACCACAAGCCCTTCACCTACACCTACACCATTGAGTCCGACAAGGTCGAGAAGGTGGTGATCCGCGCCTTCCTGGGACCCAAGTTCGATGAGTTCGGCAAGACCTTCTCGCTGGCTGAGAACCGCATGAACTTCATGGAGGTGGACGAGTTCTACTACGAACTGAAGGCCGGCAGCAACCAGATCACCCGCAAGTCCAACGAGTTCTACTGGACCGTCAAGGATCGCACCACCTACACCGAGCTGTACTACTACATGATGATGGCCTTTGACGGCAAGTACGACTTCCCTCTGGACATCAGCGAGCCCCACTGCGGCTTCCCCGATCGCCTAGTCCTGCCCATGGGCTGGAAGAAGGGTATGCCCATGCAGATGTTCTTCATGGTGATGCCATACCATGCACCCGCCCACGAGCAGTTCTCCACCTACGATTACACCTACTCCTGCGGCATTGGATCCGGCGCCCGCTTCGTAGACACCATGCCCTTCGGCTATCCCTTCGACAGGGAGATCGACGAGTACGAATTCTTCGTGCCCAACATGTACTTCAAGGATGTGATGATCTACCACGCCGACACCATGGAGCCTTACTACAAATACAAGGGCTACTCCAACTACGGACACTTCGATTACACCTTCTTCAGCGACTACTACACCAAGTACTTCAAGTACTAG